In bacterium, the genomic window CTCAAATACCAGGGTAAGGCAAGGTGCTTCAATTAAGACCTCCGTATGTTAATGTTATAAAAAAAGCGCTTGACTAAAATAAACCAGGGGTTAGGGGAGATTTTATAAATCATAACTGTTTTAGGCTTTTATTATACGAAAGCATAGTTACTGCCAGGAGTTTTCAAATCCCCCCTCGCCCCCCTTTGCTAAAGGGGGGATAATAAGGAGCATGCCCTTAAGAGCATTTTATCCACACTCTTGCACGATGAGCCATTTTTCATGGCCGACCGACCTGCCTATGGCGTAGATAAGAGAACACAAATTTCAAACTTTCAGCGATTCCGCCTCAGCGGACCAGCAAAGACCAGAGATAGACAACACATTAAGCTGAAAGCTGATAGCTGAGCGCTGACCGCTTCGGCCGGAAAAACGAGGTTATTGGATGGAGGCTATTTAAACGTATAAACCTTCCGTATGGGTTCGATCACCTTCCAGGTGCATTTAAGCCCCTTGGGAAAGGTAACCAGGTCTCCCTTGTTGATCTCAACCGTGCCTGACGGGGTTTTCACCTCTACTCTGCCTTCAAATACATAGGCCGTCTCTTCAGAGTCGTA contains:
- a CDS encoding cupin domain-containing protein gives rise to the protein MSEIKIKKPSKEELDTLGIDKWSPWSCEPSAFDWEYDSEETAYVFEGRVEVKTPSGTVEINKGDLVTFPKGLKCTWKVIEPIRKVYTFK